A genomic window from Cupriavidus basilensis includes:
- the tadA gene encoding tRNA adenosine(34) deaminase TadA encodes MTEPTLPPEASLASPDLSMDPALERDRRYMQAALDEARLAEAAGEVPVGAVVVWNDTIIARGHNLPIRSVDPSAHAEMQALRAAARVIGNYRMPECELYVTLEPCVMCSGAILHARIRHVVFGATDPKTGAAGSVLNLFEQAQLNHQTTIAGGVMADACSRMLKDFFGGRRRAQKAAQKAAQEAAQEAVQEAVQEAAQVARASDAPACAHCAAAATDTDPSQNPDA; translated from the coding sequence ATGACCGAGCCGACCCTGCCGCCCGAGGCCAGCCTGGCAAGCCCGGATCTGTCCATGGACCCCGCCCTGGAGCGCGACCGCCGCTATATGCAGGCCGCGCTCGACGAGGCGCGCCTGGCCGAAGCCGCCGGCGAAGTCCCGGTGGGCGCGGTCGTGGTGTGGAACGACACCATCATCGCGCGCGGCCACAACCTGCCGATCCGCTCGGTCGATCCTTCCGCGCACGCTGAAATGCAGGCGCTGCGCGCCGCTGCCCGCGTGATCGGCAACTACCGCATGCCGGAGTGCGAGCTGTACGTGACGCTGGAACCCTGCGTGATGTGCAGCGGCGCGATCCTGCATGCGCGGATTCGTCACGTGGTGTTTGGCGCCACCGATCCCAAGACCGGCGCCGCGGGCAGTGTGCTGAACCTGTTCGAGCAGGCGCAGCTCAATCACCAGACCACCATTGCCGGCGGCGTGATGGCCGACGCGTGCTCGCGCATGCTGAAGGATTTCTTCGGCGGCAGGCGCCGGGCGCAGAAGGCCGCGCAGAAAGCGGCGCAAGAAGCCGCGCAAGAGGCTGTACAAGAAGCCGTACAAGAAGCCGCGCAGGTTGCGCGGGCAAGCGATGCGCCTGCCTGCGCGCACTGCGCCGCTGCCGCCACCGACACCGATCCAAGCCAGAACCCCGACGCATGA
- the queD gene encoding 6-carboxytetrahydropterin synthase QueD: MNKQVSITRRLEFDSGHRIPNHGGQCRNIHGHRYRLDLTLSGEVLHRAGASDEGMILDFSDIKALATEHLVSKWDHAFLIHRGDTALLNFLQTMDGHKTVVLDAIPTVENLAQIAFDMLAPVFKDCFGHQLQLTRLVLFETPNCWAEVSAAFSLPAQD; this comes from the coding sequence ATGAACAAGCAAGTTTCCATTACCCGCCGGCTGGAGTTCGACTCCGGCCACCGCATTCCCAACCATGGTGGCCAGTGCCGCAACATCCATGGCCACCGCTATCGCCTGGACCTGACGCTGTCAGGCGAGGTGCTGCATCGCGCCGGCGCCTCGGATGAGGGCATGATCCTGGACTTCAGCGATATCAAGGCGCTGGCCACGGAGCACCTGGTGTCCAAGTGGGACCACGCCTTCCTGATCCATCGCGGCGATACCGCGCTGCTGAACTTCCTGCAGACCATGGACGGGCACAAGACGGTGGTGCTCGATGCCATCCCGACCGTGGAGAACCTGGCCCAGATCGCCTTCGACATGCTTGCCCCGGTGTTCAAGGATTGCTTCGGGCACCAGTTGCAGCTCACCCGCCTGGTGCTGTTCGAGACCCCGAACTGCTGGGCCGAGGTCAGCGCTGCCTTCAGCCTGCCGGCGCAGGACTGA
- the ldcA gene encoding muramoyltetrapeptide carboxypeptidase — protein sequence MSQPTPTPTPATEVRLIASSGYPHDVAIAARGCAWLKGQGFHVGNPDVLARRYLRFGGSDAERLADLHAIGTGAPHELTLAVRGGYGIARLLEQVDFARIAEQARASQTPIVGHSDFTAFQLAYLAATGGVTFAGPMLLADFGADVVDPFMWQHFNGVLRDPAYSIDVDAPQAGGQPFTGALSGTLWGGNMAMLCSLLGTPFMPAVQGGILFLEDVNEPPYRVERMLLQLDQAGVLGAQRAVLLGDFSNYRVTDYDNGYDLPAVVAYMQERLAVPVLTGLPFGHCPRKLTLPVGGQAQLSARADGFSLSLSGYPVLKAAPCAHI from the coding sequence ATGAGCCAGCCCACGCCTACGCCCACGCCAGCCACCGAAGTCCGCCTGATCGCGTCTTCCGGCTATCCGCACGACGTCGCCATCGCCGCGCGCGGCTGCGCCTGGCTCAAGGGGCAGGGCTTTCATGTCGGCAACCCGGATGTGCTGGCGCGCCGCTACCTGCGCTTTGGCGGCAGCGATGCCGAACGGCTGGCCGACCTGCATGCCATCGGCACCGGCGCGCCGCACGAGCTGACGCTGGCTGTGCGCGGCGGTTACGGAATTGCGCGGCTGCTGGAGCAGGTGGACTTTGCCCGCATCGCCGAGCAGGCGCGCGCCAGCCAGACGCCCATCGTCGGCCACAGCGATTTCACGGCCTTCCAGCTCGCGTACCTGGCGGCCACCGGTGGCGTCACCTTTGCCGGCCCGATGCTGCTGGCGGATTTTGGCGCGGACGTGGTCGACCCGTTCATGTGGCAGCACTTCAACGGCGTGCTGCGCGATCCGGCGTACTCCATCGACGTGGATGCGCCGCAGGCTGGCGGCCAGCCTTTCACGGGCGCCTTGTCGGGCACGCTGTGGGGCGGCAACATGGCGATGCTGTGCAGCTTGCTGGGCACGCCGTTCATGCCGGCGGTGCAGGGCGGCATCCTGTTCCTGGAAGACGTCAACGAGCCGCCTTACCGGGTCGAGCGCATGCTGCTGCAGCTGGACCAGGCTGGCGTGCTTGGCGCGCAGCGCGCGGTCCTGCTGGGCGACTTTTCCAATTACCGCGTGACGGATTACGACAACGGCTATGACCTGCCCGCCGTGGTGGCATACATGCAGGAGCGCCTGGCGGTGCCGGTCCTCACCGGCCTGCCGTTCGGCCACTGCCCGCGCAAGCTGACCCTGCCGGTAGGAGGGCAGGCGCAGTTGAGCGCACGTGCGGATGGATTTTCGCTGTCGCTGTCGGGTTACCCGGTGTTGAAAGCGGCGCCTTGCGCCCACATCTGA
- a CDS encoding MFS transporter, with product MTPSYQPVMAWRTALLLVVYMVINFADKIAVGLLAVPMMTELNLSPAQFGLIGSSFFWLFAIGGITGGFMANRLPTTGILLVMALAWSALQVPMAMSSSLAVLVAARVLLGAAEGPAWPVAVHACYKWFPNEKRELPVACLAQGGAIGLLLAGMAMPLVSAHWGWRANFYALAVIGFAWTLLWVAFGKEGRGAEAENSEQRETMHVPYRTLLAEPTVAACIAMKFVSYWGLALTLTWLPAYLQKGLGYGAVESGRLYAGLIATSLPISVAGSWLVRQLLARGVSSRTARGRVAATVVAIGGVACMLVWLGGLPPLWRAALIGLTLGLTQIMYAVGPAILAEVVPVSQRGGILAIDNSIASFAGVLAPLVTGFLVQGMTGSQGYEAGFAICGLLMVAGALAGAVAIDPARAALSVRRRATVGCAYAGQAPASSH from the coding sequence ATGACGCCCTCCTATCAACCGGTCATGGCCTGGCGCACAGCCTTGCTGCTCGTCGTCTACATGGTCATCAATTTCGCAGACAAGATTGCGGTCGGCCTGCTAGCCGTGCCGATGATGACGGAGCTGAACCTGTCGCCCGCGCAGTTCGGGCTGATCGGCAGCAGCTTCTTCTGGCTCTTCGCTATTGGCGGCATCACTGGCGGCTTCATGGCGAACCGCCTGCCCACGACAGGCATCCTTCTTGTCATGGCACTTGCCTGGTCGGCGTTGCAGGTACCGATGGCCATGTCGTCCAGCCTGGCAGTGCTGGTGGCGGCACGTGTGCTGTTGGGCGCTGCCGAAGGTCCGGCGTGGCCGGTCGCGGTACATGCTTGCTACAAGTGGTTCCCCAATGAGAAGCGAGAGTTGCCGGTGGCCTGCCTGGCACAAGGGGGGGCCATCGGATTACTGCTGGCGGGCATGGCCATGCCGCTGGTCTCGGCACACTGGGGATGGCGCGCCAACTTCTACGCGCTGGCCGTGATTGGCTTCGCGTGGACGCTGCTCTGGGTCGCCTTTGGCAAGGAGGGCAGGGGCGCCGAAGCTGAGAATAGCGAGCAAAGGGAGACCATGCACGTGCCTTACCGCACGCTGCTGGCGGAACCAACGGTCGCGGCGTGCATCGCCATGAAGTTCGTCTCCTACTGGGGGCTGGCATTGACGCTGACCTGGCTGCCGGCCTATCTGCAGAAAGGCCTGGGGTATGGCGCCGTCGAATCCGGGCGGCTGTATGCAGGGCTCATCGCGACGAGCTTGCCGATCAGTGTCGCGGGATCGTGGCTGGTGCGCCAGCTCCTGGCGCGTGGCGTGTCGTCGAGGACTGCGCGTGGCCGCGTGGCCGCAACGGTCGTCGCCATCGGTGGCGTGGCATGCATGCTGGTGTGGCTGGGAGGATTGCCGCCGTTGTGGCGGGCAGCGCTGATCGGCCTCACGCTCGGCCTGACGCAAATCATGTATGCGGTGGGGCCCGCCATCCTGGCCGAAGTGGTGCCGGTCTCCCAGCGCGGCGGCATCCTGGCCATCGACAATTCCATCGCATCGTTTGCCGGTGTATTGGCGCCGCTGGTCACCGGCTTCCTGGTGCAAGGCATGACGGGGAGCCAGGGCTACGAGGCCGGCTTCGCCATCTGCGGGCTGTTGATGGTTGCCGGCGCTCTGGCGGGCGCTGTGGCCATCGATCCAGCCAGGGCCGCATTGTCGGTCCGCCGGCGTGCGACGGTTGGTTGCGCCTATGCCGGCCAGGCACCTGCCTCGAGTCACTGA
- a CDS encoding TauD/TfdA dioxygenase family protein, with protein sequence MSEQQTWAADLTSPAIIRSGVRKTSFTVDPIAPCLGAEIGNIDLRMPLDDDQYLALRAALLKHKVLFFRDQDISAAQQVALASRFGELEVHPVFPHHPDHRELVVLGGDSAQAARENIFHTDVSWRKLPSMGSILRCLECPAVGGDTLWVNMVAVHAGLPAAVRDRIAGLHAVHDILPAFGSRMNAEQREARRQEFPAATHPVVRIHPETGEKILYVNEAFTTHLADYLEKHEGQYRFGFDFRLEEMDLLQYLFRQANAPEYQVRLRWRHNTIAFWDNRSTQHYAIQDYFPARRRMLRATIIGDAPF encoded by the coding sequence ATGAGCGAACAACAAACGTGGGCGGCTGATCTGACGAGTCCAGCCATCATCCGGTCGGGTGTGCGGAAGACCTCCTTCACGGTGGACCCCATCGCGCCGTGCCTCGGCGCGGAGATCGGCAACATCGATCTGCGGATGCCGCTCGATGACGACCAGTATCTTGCATTGCGCGCGGCACTCCTGAAGCACAAGGTGCTCTTTTTTCGAGACCAGGACATCAGTGCCGCGCAGCAGGTCGCGCTGGCGAGCCGATTCGGTGAGCTGGAGGTGCATCCCGTGTTTCCCCATCATCCCGACCACCGGGAACTCGTGGTGTTGGGTGGCGATAGCGCCCAGGCGGCACGCGAGAACATCTTCCACACCGACGTGAGCTGGCGCAAGCTGCCTTCGATGGGGTCGATCCTGCGCTGCCTCGAATGTCCGGCGGTCGGAGGCGATACGCTCTGGGTGAATATGGTTGCGGTACACGCGGGCCTGCCTGCGGCGGTGCGTGACCGGATTGCCGGCCTCCATGCTGTCCACGATATCCTGCCGGCCTTCGGTTCGCGCATGAATGCCGAGCAGCGTGAAGCCCGTCGCCAGGAGTTTCCCGCGGCAACGCATCCCGTCGTTCGCATTCACCCCGAGACCGGCGAGAAGATCCTGTATGTGAACGAGGCCTTCACGACGCATCTGGCGGACTACCTGGAAAAGCATGAAGGACAATATCGATTCGGGTTCGATTTCCGGCTCGAGGAGATGGACCTCCTGCAATACCTGTTTCGCCAGGCGAACGCGCCGGAATACCAGGTTCGCCTGCGCTGGCGCCACAACACGATCGCCTTCTGGGACAACCGCTCCACCCAGCACTACGCGATCCAGGACTACTTCCCCGCGCGCCGCCGGATGCTGCGCGCAACCATCATCGGCGACGCGCCGTTCTGA
- a CDS encoding ABC-F family ATPase has protein sequence MLSTANITMQFGPKPLFENISVKFGEGNRYGLIGANGCGKSTFMKILGGDLEQSAGTVMLEPGVRLGKLRQDQFAYEDMRVLDVVMMGHTEMWAAAAERDAIYANPEATDEDYMKAAELEAKYAEYDGYTAEARAGELLLGVGIPTDQHQGTMSNVAPGWKLRVLLAQALFSNPDVLLLDEPTNNLDINTIRWLEEVLNERNSTMIIISHDRHFLNSVCTHMADMDYGTLKVYPGNYDDYMEASMQARERQLAANTRAKERIGELQDFVRRFSANKSKARQATSRLKQIDKIKVEDIKPSSRQNPFIRFEFDKKLHNLAVEAEGVTKTYDRKVINNLSIAIQAGERVAIIGENGAGKTTLLRSLLGSTVKGGVEVDRGTIKWAENANVGYMPQDTFEEFPVDRDLIDWMSQWTQAGDDDQSLRGTMGRLLFSADDIKKSVKVLSGGEKGRMIWGKLMLGRHNVLALDEPTNHMDMESIESLQIALDKFTGTLVFVSHDRVFVSGLATRVIEVRNDGTLTDYLGTYDEYLESQGIDG, from the coding sequence GTGCTTTCTACCGCAAACATCACCATGCAGTTCGGCCCCAAGCCGTTGTTCGAGAATATCTCGGTCAAGTTCGGCGAGGGCAACCGCTACGGCTTGATCGGCGCGAACGGTTGCGGCAAGTCCACCTTCATGAAGATCCTCGGCGGAGACCTCGAACAGTCCGCCGGCACCGTCATGCTGGAGCCGGGCGTGCGCCTGGGCAAGCTGCGCCAGGACCAGTTCGCCTATGAAGACATGCGCGTGCTGGACGTGGTCATGATGGGCCACACCGAGATGTGGGCCGCCGCCGCCGAGCGCGACGCGATCTACGCCAACCCGGAAGCCACCGACGAAGACTACATGAAGGCCGCCGAGCTGGAGGCCAAGTATGCCGAGTACGACGGCTATACGGCCGAAGCGCGCGCCGGCGAGTTGCTGCTGGGCGTGGGCATCCCCACCGACCAGCACCAGGGCACCATGAGCAACGTGGCGCCGGGCTGGAAGCTGCGCGTGCTGCTGGCACAGGCCCTGTTCTCGAACCCGGACGTGCTGCTGCTCGACGAGCCGACCAATAACCTCGACATCAATACGATCCGCTGGCTGGAAGAAGTGCTCAACGAGCGCAATTCCACCATGATCATCATCTCCCACGATCGCCACTTCCTGAACTCCGTGTGCACGCACATGGCCGACATGGACTACGGCACGCTCAAGGTCTACCCGGGCAACTACGACGACTACATGGAAGCCTCCATGCAGGCTCGCGAGCGCCAGCTGGCGGCCAATACGCGCGCCAAGGAGCGCATCGGCGAGCTGCAGGACTTCGTGCGCCGCTTCTCGGCCAACAAGTCCAAGGCCCGCCAGGCGACCTCGCGCCTGAAGCAGATCGACAAGATCAAGGTCGAGGACATCAAGCCGTCGTCGCGCCAGAACCCGTTCATCCGCTTCGAGTTCGACAAGAAGCTGCACAACCTGGCCGTGGAAGCCGAGGGCGTGACCAAGACCTACGATCGCAAGGTCATCAACAACCTGTCGATCGCGATCCAGGCCGGCGAGCGCGTGGCCATCATTGGCGAAAACGGCGCCGGCAAGACCACCTTGCTGCGCAGCCTGCTGGGCAGCACCGTCAAGGGCGGCGTGGAAGTCGATCGCGGCACCATCAAGTGGGCCGAGAACGCCAATGTCGGCTACATGCCGCAGGACACCTTCGAGGAATTCCCGGTCGACCGCGACCTGATCGACTGGATGAGCCAGTGGACCCAGGCCGGCGACGACGACCAGTCGCTGCGCGGCACCATGGGCCGCCTGCTGTTCTCGGCCGACGACATCAAGAAGTCGGTCAAGGTGCTGTCCGGCGGCGAGAAGGGCCGCATGATCTGGGGCAAGCTGATGCTGGGCCGCCACAATGTGCTGGCGCTCGACGAGCCGACCAACCACATGGACATGGAATCCATCGAATCGCTGCAGATCGCGCTGGACAAGTTCACCGGCACGCTGGTCTTCGTCTCGCACGACCGCGTGTTCGTCAGCGGCCTGGCCACGCGCGTGATCGAAGTGCGCAACGATGGCACGCTGACCGACTACCTGGGTACGTACGACGAGTACCTGGAATCGCAGGGCATCGACGGCTAA
- the queE gene encoding 7-carboxy-7-deazaguanine synthase, whose amino-acid sequence MTYAVKEIFYTLQGEGANAGRAAVFCRFSGCNLWSGREEDRASAVCQFCDTDFVGTDGTEGGKYRTAEALADKIAAQWPQAVDGNAAGHALVVCTGGEPLLQLDAPLIDALHARGFEIAIETNGTLPVPEGIDWVCVSPKMGAELVVRRGDELKVVIPQDGQDFAAYEHLDFRYFLVQAMDGPLARQNTALAVEFCQRRPLWRLSLQTHKLLGIR is encoded by the coding sequence ATGACTTACGCCGTCAAGGAAATCTTCTACACACTGCAGGGCGAAGGCGCCAACGCGGGCCGCGCAGCCGTGTTCTGCCGCTTCTCCGGATGCAATCTCTGGAGCGGGCGCGAGGAAGACCGTGCCAGCGCGGTCTGCCAGTTCTGCGACACGGACTTCGTTGGCACCGATGGCACCGAGGGCGGCAAGTACCGCACCGCCGAGGCGCTCGCCGACAAGATCGCGGCCCAGTGGCCGCAGGCCGTGGATGGCAACGCCGCCGGGCATGCGCTGGTGGTCTGCACGGGCGGCGAGCCGCTGCTGCAGCTGGATGCGCCGCTGATCGACGCGCTGCATGCACGCGGCTTCGAGATCGCCATCGAGACCAATGGCACATTGCCGGTGCCCGAGGGCATCGACTGGGTTTGCGTGAGCCCCAAGATGGGCGCCGAACTGGTGGTCAGGCGCGGCGACGAACTCAAGGTGGTGATCCCGCAGGATGGCCAGGATTTCGCCGCATACGAGCACCTTGATTTCCGCTATTTCCTGGTGCAGGCCATGGATGGCCCGCTGGCACGGCAAAATACCGCGCTGGCGGTGGAATTCTGCCAGCGCCGTCCGCTCTGGCGCCTTTCGCTGCAGACCCACAAGCTGCTCGGCATCCGGTAA
- a CDS encoding aldehyde dehydrogenase family protein → MKVLDRFYINGEWVAPSAGATYVDIIDPATEAAIGKVAMGSAADAGLAVQAAKAALPAWSETTREARIALLERVMACYQARFGELADAVRQEMGAPATLCNMLQVPIGLGQIQGTTEALRGFEFEGERGRSRIRREAIGVAALITPWNWPLNQIAAKVAPALAAGCTMVLKPSEIAPLDAVLFTEILHAAGVPAGVFNMVFGDGMVVGAALSSHRDVDMISITGSTRAGVEVARNAAATVKRVAQELGGKSALIILDDADLQAAVATSVAQGMLNAGQTCIAPTRILVPRQRYEEAVTMAAAAANGIRVGDPAAAQTDMGPVSNRAQYEKVQRMIRVGQAEGARLAAGGPGRPEGLELGFYARPTIFADVHNDMAIAREEIFGPVLVMIPYDSEEEAIAIANDTDYGLAAYVAGTDADRTRRVAARLRAGTVLLNGAMLDIAAPFGGCKTSGNGRECGPEGLAEFLEIKTVTSP, encoded by the coding sequence ATGAAGGTGCTGGACAGGTTCTACATCAATGGCGAATGGGTGGCGCCGTCCGCGGGCGCAACGTACGTCGACATCATCGACCCTGCGACCGAGGCGGCGATCGGTAAGGTTGCCATGGGGAGCGCCGCGGACGCGGGGCTCGCGGTGCAGGCCGCGAAGGCGGCGCTGCCCGCGTGGTCGGAGACCACGCGCGAGGCCCGTATCGCGCTGCTGGAGCGCGTGATGGCCTGCTACCAGGCGCGCTTCGGCGAGCTGGCCGATGCGGTGCGGCAGGAGATGGGGGCCCCAGCAACCCTTTGCAACATGCTTCAGGTGCCTATCGGTCTTGGCCAGATCCAGGGAACCACGGAGGCGTTGCGTGGCTTCGAGTTCGAGGGCGAGCGCGGCCGCAGCCGGATCCGCCGCGAGGCGATCGGCGTGGCGGCGCTGATCACCCCATGGAACTGGCCACTGAACCAGATCGCTGCAAAGGTGGCGCCGGCGCTCGCCGCAGGCTGCACGATGGTGCTCAAGCCGTCAGAGATCGCTCCGCTGGATGCGGTGCTGTTCACCGAAATTCTGCATGCGGCCGGCGTGCCGGCGGGCGTGTTCAACATGGTGTTCGGCGATGGCATGGTGGTCGGGGCCGCGCTGTCGTCGCATCGCGACGTGGACATGATTTCCATTACCGGATCGACACGCGCCGGTGTGGAAGTGGCCCGCAACGCAGCCGCCACCGTCAAACGCGTCGCACAGGAATTGGGCGGCAAGTCCGCCTTAATCATCCTCGATGACGCCGATCTGCAGGCGGCAGTCGCGACCAGTGTGGCGCAAGGCATGTTGAACGCGGGCCAGACATGCATCGCGCCCACGCGCATCCTAGTGCCGCGCCAGCGTTATGAGGAGGCGGTGACCATGGCTGCTGCTGCAGCCAACGGCATTCGCGTGGGCGACCCCGCCGCTGCGCAGACCGACATGGGTCCAGTCTCGAACCGCGCCCAGTATGAGAAGGTGCAGCGCATGATCCGCGTTGGCCAGGCGGAAGGCGCACGGTTGGCCGCAGGCGGGCCCGGGCGGCCGGAGGGGCTAGAGCTTGGCTTCTATGCCAGGCCGACCATTTTCGCCGACGTCCACAATGACATGGCGATAGCGCGCGAGGAGATCTTCGGGCCAGTACTCGTGATGATCCCATACGACAGCGAGGAAGAGGCAATCGCCATTGCCAACGACACCGATTACGGCTTGGCGGCCTACGTTGCGGGCACGGACGCCGACCGCACGCGCCGCGTGGCAGCGCGTCTTCGCGCGGGCACCGTCCTCCTCAACGGTGCCATGCTGGACATCGCCGCGCCATTCGGCGGATGCAAGACCTCCGGCAACGGGAGGGAATGCGGGCCAGAAGGACTGGCCGAATTCCTCGAGATCAAGACCGTGACATCGCCCTGA
- a CDS encoding LysR family transcriptional regulator, whose amino-acid sequence MDLRRLSHVVALAEELHFARAAARVHLSQPAFSRSIQAIEAELGLRLFERGDADVRPTPAGQFVIEGARKLLFDARCLQRDIGLYRDVELGDTAFGVGPFPAVTLMPGVLSELRKRHPKVRLRVEESNWEQLLERLRAESIEFFVSDTNVLPDEAALTIRLLPAQQIELYARAGHPLAGSRCTFAEIWQFGLASATPPATMRAELAAALQLSSSATVPALECDNFGILRTVALSTDSVLASPHALVAADVEANALVRLEVTDAPTLIVRPGIVSLTGRTPSPMARCAMECIERVASGSSESAAGQA is encoded by the coding sequence ATGGATCTTCGTCGCCTTAGCCACGTCGTAGCCCTCGCTGAGGAGTTGCATTTCGCGCGCGCTGCCGCGCGCGTCCACCTCAGCCAACCGGCGTTCAGTCGCAGCATTCAGGCCATCGAAGCGGAACTCGGTCTGCGCTTGTTCGAGCGCGGCGACGCCGACGTCCGCCCGACGCCAGCGGGGCAATTTGTGATCGAAGGTGCGCGCAAGCTCCTGTTCGACGCCCGTTGCCTGCAGCGAGACATCGGCCTTTATCGGGACGTGGAGTTGGGCGACACGGCCTTCGGCGTCGGACCGTTCCCGGCAGTCACACTGATGCCGGGCGTCTTGTCTGAATTGCGAAAACGCCACCCCAAAGTCCGCTTGCGGGTGGAGGAAAGCAACTGGGAGCAGTTGCTGGAACGGCTGCGCGCGGAAAGTATCGAGTTCTTTGTCTCTGACACCAATGTGCTTCCCGATGAAGCCGCGCTAACTATCAGGCTCCTGCCTGCGCAGCAAATCGAGCTCTACGCTCGCGCGGGTCATCCGTTGGCTGGCAGCCGATGCACTTTTGCTGAGATCTGGCAATTCGGGCTGGCATCGGCTACGCCCCCGGCCACGATGAGGGCTGAGCTCGCGGCAGCCTTGCAACTATCTTCAAGCGCCACGGTGCCAGCGCTGGAATGCGACAACTTCGGCATCCTGCGCACCGTGGCGCTCAGCACGGATTCCGTTCTGGCAAGTCCTCACGCACTTGTCGCGGCCGACGTCGAAGCCAACGCCTTGGTCAGGCTTGAGGTGACGGATGCGCCGACGCTGATCGTGCGCCCGGGGATCGTTTCGCTGACGGGACGAACACCTTCGCCCATGGCCAGATGCGCCATGGAATGCATAGAACGGGTAGCGAGCGGCTCGTCGGAATCCGCCGCCGGGCAGGCATGA
- a CDS encoding LysR substrate-binding domain-containing protein, translated as MKITLEELQAFATVVDSGSITAAAEQLGQTVSGISRALSRLEDKVGTTLLHRTTRRLALSEEGEALLAHARAILASVELAEEQMAVRRQRPAGRLRVNAASPFMLHVIVPLIGEFRRAYPEIELELNTNDQIIDLLEHRTDVAIRIGTLRDSTLHARALASSRVRVLASPAYLKARGRPESVADLAGHSLIGFNQPESLNRWPLRGAVGEEVQITPHLSASSGETLRQLALAGEGLVCLSDFMTDADRRRGDLVQVLMAHTIDERQSINAVYYLNTQLSARIASFLDFVGGRLREAAWAQL; from the coding sequence ATGAAGATCACTCTTGAAGAACTGCAGGCTTTTGCCACCGTCGTGGACAGCGGCTCCATCACGGCTGCGGCCGAGCAACTGGGGCAGACCGTCTCCGGCATCAGCCGTGCGCTGAGCCGCCTGGAAGACAAGGTGGGCACCACCCTGCTGCACCGGACCACGCGCCGGCTGGCGCTGAGCGAGGAGGGCGAGGCACTGCTGGCCCACGCGCGCGCGATCCTGGCTTCGGTGGAACTGGCGGAGGAGCAGATGGCCGTGCGCCGCCAGCGGCCGGCGGGACGGCTGCGGGTCAACGCGGCATCCCCGTTCATGCTGCACGTGATCGTGCCGCTGATCGGGGAATTCCGCCGGGCGTATCCGGAAATCGAGCTGGAGCTCAATACCAACGACCAGATCATCGACCTGCTCGAACATCGTACCGACGTGGCGATCCGTATCGGCACGCTGCGGGACTCCACCCTGCATGCGCGTGCGCTGGCCAGCAGCCGTGTGCGCGTGCTGGCCAGCCCGGCCTATCTCAAGGCGCGGGGCCGCCCGGAAAGCGTGGCGGATCTTGCCGGCCACAGCCTGATCGGCTTTAACCAGCCCGAATCGCTCAATCGCTGGCCCTTGCGCGGCGCCGTGGGCGAGGAGGTGCAGATCACGCCGCATTTGTCGGCATCGAGCGGCGAAACCCTGCGCCAGCTGGCACTGGCGGGCGAGGGCCTGGTCTGCCTGTCGGATTTCATGACCGACGCGGACCGGCGCCGCGGCGACCTCGTGCAGGTGCTGATGGCGCACACCATTGACGAGCGTCAGTCGATCAACGCCGTCTACTACCTCAATACCCAGCTCTCGGCGCGCATCGCCAGCTTCCTGGATTTTGTGGGCGGCAGGCTGCGCGAGGCGGCGTGGGCGCAACTTTAG